In Rhodovulum sulfidophilum DSM 1374, the following are encoded in one genomic region:
- a CDS encoding SPFH domain-containing protein codes for MGIFDFLSGEFIDVIHWVEDRRDTMVWRFEREGHAIKYGAKLTVREGQAAVFVHEGQLADVFRPGLYMLETNNMPVLTTLQHWDHGFRSPFLSDVYFVDTTRFTDLKWGTKNPVMLRDPEFGPTRIRAFGSYAIRVTDPARFMVEIVGTDGEFTMDEIGFQIRNIIVQEFSRVIAGSGIPVLDMAANTADLGALIAAEVSKTLDAYGLTMPEFYIENISLPPEVEKALDRRTSMGIAGDLDRYTRYSAAEAMASAATSPAGGGMAAGLGAGLGMAMGSGMAGATGPWGARPEPAAAPVPPPPPPPAEHVWHIAENGQTSGPFSMARLGRMAAEGSFRRDSYVWTQGQDGWKRAEDVIELARLFTVAPPPPPPGV; via the coding sequence ATGGGCATTTTCGACTTTCTTTCCGGCGAGTTCATCGATGTCATCCATTGGGTCGAGGACCGCCGCGATACCATGGTCTGGCGGTTCGAGCGCGAGGGCCATGCCATCAAGTATGGCGCCAAGCTGACCGTGCGCGAGGGTCAGGCGGCGGTCTTCGTGCATGAGGGCCAGCTGGCCGATGTCTTCCGGCCCGGACTCTACATGCTGGAAACCAACAACATGCCGGTGCTGACGACGCTTCAGCACTGGGATCACGGCTTCCGCTCGCCCTTCCTCTCGGATGTCTATTTCGTCGACACCACGCGCTTCACCGATCTCAAATGGGGCACCAAGAACCCGGTGATGCTGCGCGATCCCGAATTCGGACCGACCCGGATCCGCGCCTTCGGCAGCTACGCGATCCGCGTCACCGACCCCGCCCGCTTCATGGTCGAGATCGTCGGCACCGATGGCGAATTCACCATGGACGAGATCGGCTTCCAGATCCGCAACATCATCGTGCAGGAATTCTCGCGGGTGATCGCGGGCTCCGGCATCCCGGTGCTCGACATGGCCGCCAATACCGCCGATCTGGGCGCGCTGATCGCCGCCGAAGTGTCGAAGACGCTCGATGCCTACGGCCTGACCATGCCCGAATTCTACATCGAGAACATCAGCCTGCCACCCGAGGTCGAGAAGGCGCTCGACCGGCGCACCTCGATGGGCATCGCGGGCGATCTGGACCGCTATACCCGCTATTCCGCGGCCGAGGCCATGGCATCTGCCGCCACGTCCCCGGCGGGCGGCGGCATGGCCGCCGGGCTTGGCGCGGGGCTGGGCATGGCGATGGGCAGCGGCATGGCCGGGGCGACGGGGCCCTGGGGCGCGCGCCCCGAACCCGCGGCGGCCCCGGTTCCTCCGCCCCCGCCTCCGCCGGCCGAACATGTCTGGCACATCGCCGAGAACGGCCAGACCTCGGGTCCGTTCTCGATGGCCCGGCTGGGCCGGATGGCGGCCGAGGGCAGTTTCCGGCGCGACAGCTATGTCTGGACCCAGGGCCAGGACGGCTGGAAGCGGGCCGAGGATGTGATCGAGCTTGCCCGGCTTTTCACCGTCGCCCCGCCCCCGCCTCCGCCGGGGGTGTAG
- a CDS encoding 5-bromo-4-chloroindolyl phosphate hydrolysis family protein — protein sequence MAHRFGGRYSPGRPAPAEPAPPRHPFQGRRPARAAGRANAMFLAPLPLVPRAFFSDPAGLALSLSAFGLLMLAAWLTREGLRAEDAWAARKIARRPAVPRKILGSVLTGAGLFLAGIGGEGAAPVIFGALGLVLHSLAFGIDPLSDKGMEGIDSFQNSRVARAVEEAEKHLATMSEAIRHTGERSLVDRVERFQATVREMLRTVEEDPRDLTAARRYLVVYLMGARDATVKFADLYPRSRDASARKDYETLLADLETHFAARTRALMQDDRTDLDVEIEVLRDRLHREGIAPVPVTPKTGETA from the coding sequence ATGGCGCATCGGTTCGGCGGCCGCTACAGCCCCGGCAGGCCCGCACCCGCAGAGCCCGCGCCGCCGCGCCACCCGTTCCAGGGGCGGCGTCCGGCCCGGGCGGCGGGGCGCGCCAATGCGATGTTCTTGGCACCGCTGCCGCTTGTGCCGCGGGCCTTCTTCTCGGACCCGGCCGGACTGGCGCTGTCGCTGAGCGCCTTCGGCCTTCTGATGCTTGCCGCCTGGCTGACCCGCGAAGGGCTGCGCGCCGAGGATGCCTGGGCCGCGCGCAAGATCGCCCGCCGCCCGGCGGTGCCGCGCAAGATCCTCGGCTCGGTCCTGACCGGGGCCGGGCTTTTCCTGGCCGGGATCGGCGGCGAGGGCGCCGCTCCGGTGATCTTCGGCGCGCTCGGCCTCGTGCTGCACAGCCTGGCCTTCGGGATCGACCCGCTTTCCGACAAGGGCATGGAGGGCATCGACAGCTTCCAGAATTCCCGCGTCGCCCGGGCCGTGGAGGAAGCCGAGAAGCATCTCGCAACGATGTCAGAGGCGATCCGGCATACCGGCGAGCGCAGTCTCGTTGACCGGGTCGAGCGGTTTCAGGCCACCGTGCGCGAGATGCTGCGCACGGTCGAGGAAGATCCCCGCGACCTGACCGCCGCGCGCCGCTATCTGGTGGTCTATCTGATGGGGGCGCGCGACGCGACGGTCAAGTTCGCCGATCTCTATCCGCGCAGCCGCGATGCCTCGGCCCGGAAGGACTACGAGACGCTTCTGGCCGATCTCGAAACCCATTTCGCCGCCCGGACCCGGGCGCTGATGCAGGACGACCGGACCGATCTCGACGTGGAAATCGAAGTTCTGCGCGACAGATTGCACCGTGAAGGCATCGCCCCGGTGCCCGTCACGCCCAAAACGGGAGAAACCGCATGA
- a CDS encoding nucleoside deaminase gives MSPFRSHMDQALAEARAAADRDEVPVGAVVVAADGRVVAAAGNRTRELSDPTAHAEILALRAACSAAGSERLPGFDLYVTLEPCAMCASAIGQARIARLYYGAADPKSGGVAHGAQVFRHPQSHHVPEIYDGIGASEAEALLRAFFAGRR, from the coding sequence ATGAGCCCGTTTCGCAGTCATATGGACCAGGCCCTGGCCGAGGCCCGCGCTGCCGCCGACCGCGACGAGGTGCCGGTCGGCGCGGTGGTGGTCGCGGCCGATGGCCGGGTGGTGGCTGCGGCGGGCAACCGGACCCGCGAGCTGAGCGATCCGACCGCTCATGCCGAGATCCTGGCGCTGCGCGCGGCCTGTTCGGCCGCCGGGTCCGAGCGTCTGCCGGGCTTTGATCTCTATGTCACGCTCGAACCCTGTGCGATGTGCGCCTCGGCGATCGGACAGGCGAGGATCGCGCGGCTCTATTACGGGGCGGCGGATCCGAAATCGGGCGGCGTCGCGCATGGCGCGCAGGTGTTCCGGCACCCGCAGAGCCATCACGTTCCCGAGATCTACGACGGTATCGGCGCCTCCGAGGCCGAGGCGTTGCTGCGGGCCTTCTTCGCCGGGCGACGCTGA
- a CDS encoding DUF2927 domain-containing protein, with product MTPKLRRLFQSGVLLGVLAGCQLAPAPPETRPVARPDGAETRPRSADSEIIARHYARVQNDLLARGLLRTDGGEADVPFTRHALVEDFIRVALFDEYVTRDGHLVARETQSRLRRWEQPVRFGLVFGDTIPPGQRAVDRAEIAEYVGRLSRLTGLSMRITAPEQANFQIFVVNEDERRRIGPELHRLIPGIDIAAESTIAVMPRSTFCLVLAFSEGDASTYSSAVAVIRGEHPDRLRQSCIHEELAQGLGLANDSPAARPSIFNDDEEFALLTPHDELLLKILYDRRLRPGMRPAEARPIVEDIVAELMAGES from the coding sequence GTGACGCCCAAGCTGCGCCGTCTCTTTCAGTCGGGGGTCCTGCTCGGGGTGCTGGCCGGGTGCCAGCTCGCGCCCGCGCCGCCCGAGACCCGGCCAGTCGCCCGCCCCGACGGGGCCGAAACCCGGCCGCGCTCGGCCGACAGCGAGATCATCGCCCGGCATTACGCCCGGGTTCAGAACGACCTTCTGGCGCGCGGGCTCCTGCGCACCGATGGCGGCGAGGCCGACGTGCCCTTCACCCGCCACGCGCTGGTCGAGGATTTCATCCGGGTCGCGCTGTTCGACGAATACGTCACCCGGGACGGGCATCTGGTCGCGCGCGAGACCCAAAGCCGCCTGCGCCGTTGGGAACAGCCGGTGCGCTTCGGCCTTGTCTTCGGCGACACCATCCCGCCCGGACAGCGCGCCGTCGACCGGGCCGAAATAGCGGAATATGTGGGCCGGCTGTCCCGGCTGACCGGGCTGTCGATGCGGATCACCGCCCCCGAACAGGCCAATTTCCAGATCTTCGTCGTCAACGAGGACGAACGCCGCCGCATCGGCCCCGAGCTGCACCGCCTGATCCCCGGCATCGACATCGCCGCCGAAAGCACCATCGCGGTGATGCCCCGCTCGACCTTCTGCCTGGTGCTGGCCTTCTCGGAGGGCGATGCCAGCACCTATTCCAGCGCGGTCGCGGTCATCCGGGGCGAGCATCCCGACCGGTTGCGCCAGTCCTGCATCCATGAGGAGCTGGCCCAGGGGCTGGGCCTGGCCAATGACAGTCCCGCCGCGCGCCCCTCGATCTTCAACGATGACGAGGAATTCGCGCTGCTGACCCCGCATGACGAATTGCTGCTGAAGATCCTCTACGACCGCCGCCTCCGGCCCGGCATGCGCCCGGCCGAGGCCCGGCCCATCGTCGAGGACATCGTGGCCGAGCTGATGGCGGGCGAGAGTTGA
- a CDS encoding pseudouridine synthase, with protein MDKTGQEGERIAKVLARAGIASRREAERLIEAGRVTVNGRRIASPALNVGPADRIAVDGAAVAAPDRPRLWLYHKPAGLVTTARDEKGRETVFDKLPEDMPRVMPVGRLDLNSEGLLLLTNDGAIKRRLELPSTGWLRKYRVRVKGTPEDATLAPLRTGLVIAGETFRPMEVTLDRQQGANAWLTVGLREGRNREIRRTMEAVGLVVNRLIRISYGPFQLGDLKPGEVEELRGRVLRDQLGLAAPEGEATAKPKPTRRKLRNRPAEAPEPRPARKPPRGPGPGPASPPRGARRGKAPPG; from the coding sequence ATGGACAAGACCGGACAAGAGGGCGAGCGGATCGCCAAGGTACTGGCACGGGCGGGCATCGCCTCGCGCCGCGAGGCCGAGCGGCTGATCGAGGCCGGGCGGGTGACGGTGAACGGCCGCCGCATCGCGAGCCCCGCGCTCAATGTCGGCCCCGCCGACCGGATCGCCGTCGACGGCGCCGCCGTCGCGGCTCCCGACCGGCCGCGGCTCTGGCTCTATCACAAGCCCGCCGGGCTGGTGACCACTGCCAGGGACGAAAAGGGCCGCGAGACCGTCTTCGACAAGCTGCCCGAGGACATGCCCCGGGTGATGCCGGTCGGCCGCCTCGACCTCAATTCCGAGGGCCTGCTTCTGCTGACCAATGACGGCGCGATCAAGCGGCGGCTCGAACTGCCCTCCACGGGATGGCTCAGAAAATACCGGGTGCGGGTCAAGGGCACGCCCGAAGACGCGACGCTGGCGCCGCTGCGCACGGGGCTCGTCATCGCCGGAGAGACCTTCCGGCCGATGGAGGTCACGCTCGACCGCCAGCAGGGCGCCAATGCCTGGCTGACCGTCGGCCTGCGCGAGGGTCGGAACCGCGAGATCCGCCGGACCATGGAGGCGGTCGGGCTGGTCGTGAACCGGCTGATCCGGATCAGCTACGGCCCGTTCCAGCTGGGCGACCTGAAGCCGGGCGAGGTCGAGGAATTGCGCGGCCGGGTGCTGCGCGACCAGCTCGGGCTTGCCGCCCCCGAGGGCGAAGCCACCGCAAAGCCGAAACCGACCCGCCGCAAGCTCCGCAACCGGCCCGCCGAGGCACCCGAGCCCCGGCCCGCCCGGAAACCGCCCCGCGGGCCCGGCCCGGGCCCCGCATCGCCCCCACGCGGAGCGCGACGCGGCAAGGCCCCGCCCGGTTGA
- a CDS encoding metal-dependent hydrolase: MKIVWLGHSGFRIEIEDQVLLIDPWLAGNPLFPEERRAEAIGDATHVLVTHGHFDHAADTIAIARELSIPTVGIFDLMSWWESREGISVIGFNKGGTVRLGNVSVTMVNATHSSSIQGPDGPVYGGTESGYMIAGEGHVIYVSGDTDVMADMEIFNDLHAPDIGLLCAGGHFTMDMKRAAYAARTFFNFKTVIPCHYRTFPLLEQSAEALKQDLPGVRVIEPEVLVPIEI, encoded by the coding sequence ATGAAGATCGTCTGGCTGGGGCATTCCGGGTTCCGGATCGAAATCGAGGATCAGGTTCTGCTGATCGACCCGTGGCTGGCGGGCAACCCGCTCTTCCCCGAGGAACGGCGGGCCGAGGCGATCGGCGACGCCACCCATGTGCTCGTCACTCACGGGCATTTCGACCATGCCGCCGACACCATCGCCATCGCCCGCGAATTGTCGATACCGACAGTCGGCATTTTCGACCTGATGAGCTGGTGGGAAAGCCGGGAGGGAATCTCGGTGATCGGGTTCAACAAGGGCGGGACCGTCCGGCTTGGCAATGTCTCGGTCACGATGGTCAACGCCACCCATTCCTCCTCGATCCAGGGGCCGGACGGACCGGTCTATGGCGGAACCGAATCGGGATACATGATCGCGGGCGAAGGCCATGTGATCTATGTCAGCGGCGATACCGACGTGATGGCCGACATGGAAATCTTCAACGACCTGCATGCGCCCGATATCGGGCTGCTCTGCGCGGGCGGGCATTTCACCATGGACATGAAGCGTGCGGCCTACGCGGCGCGGACCTTCTTCAACTTCAAGACGGTGATCCCCTGCCATTACCGGACCTTCCCGCTGCTCGAACAATCGGCGGAAGCGTTGAAACAGGACCTGCCCGGCGTCCGGGTGATCGAACCCGAGGTGCTGGTCCCGATCGAGATCTGA
- a CDS encoding TFIIB-type zinc finger domain-containing protein, giving the protein MTASDHRFPCDQCGADLRYSPDAGQLVCDHCGHREPVEDDARRTETLVELDYQATLDAMLPESEIEEIRQTRCTNCGAEFEMDEATHAAECPFCATPVVTGTGLRRRIKPRGVLPFALSEAEAHKAMTDWLGRLWFAPNGLKDYARKGRRMEGIYVPYWTFDADTTTNYRGQRGTVYYETRRVTRNGKTETVRVQRTSWRSVSGRVARVFDDVLVLASKSLPKRYTYALEPWDLSLLQPYQPQFLAGFRSEGYTIDLEDGLIEARKIMEQVIRRDAKFDIGGDRQRVDWLETRISTLTFKHVLLPVWLAAYRYRGKTYRFVVNGRNGRVQGERPWSAWKIAFAVGLVLAVVGGLAAGIGYLSALQQ; this is encoded by the coding sequence ATGACTGCCTCCGATCACCGCTTTCCCTGCGACCAATGCGGGGCCGATCTGCGTTACTCGCCCGATGCGGGCCAGCTGGTCTGCGACCATTGCGGCCATCGCGAGCCCGTCGAGGACGACGCCCGCCGGACCGAAACCCTGGTCGAGCTCGACTATCAGGCCACGCTGGACGCGATGCTGCCCGAGAGCGAGATCGAGGAGATCCGCCAGACCAGATGCACGAATTGCGGCGCCGAATTCGAGATGGACGAGGCCACCCATGCCGCCGAATGCCCGTTCTGCGCCACGCCCGTCGTCACCGGAACCGGGCTCAGGCGGCGGATCAAGCCCAGAGGCGTGCTGCCCTTCGCGCTGTCCGAGGCCGAGGCGCACAAGGCCATGACCGACTGGCTGGGCCGGCTCTGGTTCGCGCCGAACGGCCTGAAGGACTATGCCCGCAAGGGCCGCCGGATGGAGGGGATCTACGTTCCCTACTGGACCTTCGACGCCGACACGACCACGAACTACCGCGGTCAGCGCGGCACGGTCTATTACGAAACCCGCCGGGTGACGCGCAACGGCAAGACCGAGACGGTGCGGGTGCAGCGGACCAGCTGGCGCTCGGTCTCGGGCCGGGTCGCACGGGTCTTCGACGACGTGCTGGTGCTGGCCTCGAAGAGCCTGCCCAAGCGCTACACCTATGCGCTCGAACCCTGGGACCTGTCGCTGCTGCAGCCCTATCAGCCGCAGTTCCTCGCGGGGTTCCGCTCCGAGGGCTATACCATCGATCTCGAGGACGGCCTGATCGAGGCGCGCAAGATCATGGAGCAGGTGATCCGCCGCGATGCCAAGTTCGATATCGGCGGCGACCGCCAGCGCGTCGACTGGCTCGAGACCCGGATCTCGACGCTGACCTTCAAGCATGTGCTGCTGCCGGTCTGGCTGGCGGCCTATCGCTATCGCGGCAAGACCTACCGCTTTGTCGTCAACGGCCGCAACGGCCGGGTGCAGGGCGAACGGCCCTGGTCGGCCTGGAAGATCGCCTTCGCGGTGGGGCTTGTGCTGGCGGTGGTCGGCGGGCTGGCGGCGGGCATCGGCTATCTCTCGGCGCTCCAGCAATGA
- a CDS encoding toxic anion resistance protein, whose product MTSDSSRHMAAQDIAEVEKVTATALPEPAQDLVALDRADPPVADAIRSRMAELDMSDSNSIIGFGSAAQSELQTISQAMLADVRNKDVGPAGDSLREIVTTIRGFSVSELDVRREASWWEKLMGRTAPFAKFVARFEMVQGQIDSITDRLLTHEHRLLKDIKSLDKLYEKTLDFYDELALYIAAGEQKLTQLDTRDIPAKEAEIAAAPEADQVIRAQELRDLRAARDDLERRVHDLRLTRQVTMQSLPSIRLVQENDKSLVSKINSTLVNTVPLWETQLAQAVTIQRSKEAAEAVRGANDLTNELLTANAANLRQANKTVREEMERGAFDIEAVKKANADLVATIQESLTIADEGKARRAQAEEELDKMEAELRDTLASAKSRAPGAGAATGV is encoded by the coding sequence ATGACCTCGGACAGCAGTCGCCACATGGCGGCGCAGGATATCGCCGAAGTTGAAAAAGTGACAGCCACGGCCTTGCCCGAACCGGCGCAGGATCTGGTGGCGCTCGACCGCGCCGACCCGCCGGTGGCCGACGCGATCCGTTCTCGCATGGCCGAGCTCGACATGAGCGACAGCAATTCGATCATCGGCTTCGGCTCGGCCGCGCAATCCGAGCTGCAGACCATCAGTCAGGCGATGCTGGCCGATGTGCGCAACAAGGATGTCGGACCCGCGGGCGACTCGCTGCGCGAGATCGTGACCACGATCCGCGGCTTCTCGGTGTCCGAACTCGACGTGCGCCGCGAGGCGAGCTGGTGGGAAAAGCTGATGGGCCGCACCGCGCCCTTCGCCAAATTCGTCGCGAGATTCGAAATGGTTCAGGGCCAGATCGACTCGATCACCGACCGGCTTCTGACGCATGAGCACAGGCTTCTGAAAGACATCAAGTCGCTGGACAAGCTCTATGAGAAGACGCTCGACTTCTATGACGAACTCGCGCTTTACATCGCCGCCGGCGAACAGAAGCTGACCCAGCTCGACACCCGGGACATTCCCGCCAAGGAGGCCGAAATCGCCGCCGCGCCCGAGGCCGATCAGGTGATCCGGGCGCAGGAGCTGCGCGACCTGCGCGCCGCGCGCGACGATCTGGAACGCCGGGTGCACGACCTCAGGCTGACGCGGCAGGTGACGATGCAGTCGCTGCCCTCGATCCGGCTGGTGCAGGAAAACGACAAGTCGCTGGTCAGCAAGATCAACTCGACGCTGGTCAATACCGTGCCGCTCTGGGAAACCCAGCTGGCGCAGGCGGTCACCATCCAGCGCTCGAAGGAGGCGGCCGAGGCGGTCCGCGGGGCCAACGACCTGACCAACGAGCTGCTGACCGCCAATGCCGCCAATCTGCGCCAGGCCAACAAGACAGTGCGCGAGGAGATGGAGCGCGGCGCGTTCGACATCGAGGCGGTGAAGAAGGCCAATGCCGATCTGGTCGCGACCATCCAGGAAAGCCTGACCATCGCCGACGAGGGCAAGGCCCGGCGCGCGCAGGCCGAGGAGGAACTCGACAAGATGGAGGCCGAGCTGCGCGACACGCTGGCCTCTGCCAAGTCGCGGGCGCCGGGCGCCGGCGCCGCAACGGGGGTCTGA